A single Lactuca sativa cultivar Salinas chromosome 8, Lsat_Salinas_v11, whole genome shotgun sequence DNA region contains:
- the LOC111908622 gene encoding protein SCO1 homolog 1, mitochondrial has protein sequence MAAVLSKTAHLRRAYRLFSSHTTSRLTLQLSNEIPKSPFRRPLHQSDVGSFTKLPRFLSTNANTQADLELKGTTSDSHSDQGKQSGDSHQSSEQGKSVRGGPISWLSFLLLVATGAGVIFYYDQEKKRHIEDINTSSTAVKQGPSAGKAAIGGPFNLINHDGKSVTENDFKGKWTLIYFGFTHCPDICPDELQKLAAAIDKIKAKSGFEIVPVFISVDPERDTVEQVSEYVKEFHPKLIGLTGDPDEIKKAARAYRVYYMKTEEEGSDYLVDHSIIMYLMDPNMEFIKFFGKNNDVDALTEGIINEIKQYKKAKA, from the exons ATGGCTGCCGTGCTATCAAAAACTGCTCATCTCCGTCGTGCTTACCGACTCTTCTCTTCTCACACGACATCTCGTCTAACACTACAGCTCTCCAATGAAATTCCTAAATCACCATTCCGCCGACCTCTCCATCAATCG GATGTAGGATCGTTTACGAAGCTCCCTAGGTTTCTATCTACTAATGCTAATACTCAAGCTGATTTAGAATTGAAAGGAACCACATCGGATTCTCACTCTGATCAGGGGAAGCAATCCGGAGATTCGCATCAGAGTTCAGAACAGGGAAAATCTGTTCGTGGCGGG CCTATTTCTTGGTTGAGCTTTCTTTTGCTGGTTGCGACTGGAGCAGGAGTTATCTTCTACTATGATCAAGAAAAGAAACGACATATTGAAG ATATAAACACTTCTTCAACTGCAGTAAAACAAGGACCTTCTGCTGGAAAAGCAGCCATTGGTGGTCCATTCAACCTCATTAACCATGATGGAAAATCTGTCACTGAAAACGATTTCAAGGGCAAATGGACTTTGATATATTTCGGTTTTACCCACTGCCCGGATATCTGCCCGGATGAGCTTCAAAAACTTGCTGCTGCAATCGATAAAATAA AGGCGAAATCAGGTTTTGAAATAGTCCCGGTTTTTATTTCGGTTGATCCAGAAAGGGATACAGTAGAACAAGTTTCTGAATATGTCAAAG agTTTCACCCGAAGTTGATTGGGCTTACGGGTGATCCAGATGAGATTAAAAAGGCTGCTCGTGCTTATAGAGTTTACTATATGAAAACAGAGGAAGAGGGCTCAGATTATCTTGTTGATCACTCCATAATTAT GTACTTGATGGATCCGAATATGGAGTTTATAAAATTCTTTGGAAAAAATAACGATGTGGATGCTCTTACAGAAGGAATCATTAATGAAATCAAGCAATATAAAAAAGCTAAAGCCTAA
- the LOC111908624 gene encoding bifunctional monothiol glutaredoxin-S16, chloroplastic, whose protein sequence is MAAMNLSSSAHTTTTSSSLRLLTASRTYTSPKSLLCFHSTHIKNLSFFSFPSSVSLKSTHTIKTRRPLLSLVVSALGKLSDMESVPVPPESDAVSAVFPPASGVYAVYDKNGDMQFVGLSRNIQSSILYHQKSVPELCASIKVGVVDNPDRSALTQAWKSWMEEHIEVAGKVPPGNETGNTTWVRQAPKKKADLRITPGRHVQLTVPLEELIDRMVKENKVVAFIKGSRTAPQCGFSQRVVGILDSEGVDYESVDVLDDEHNGGLRETLKRYSNWPTFPQVFVNGELVGGCDILSSMHENGELSGLFKK, encoded by the exons ATGGCGGCGATGAACCTCTCATCATCTGCtcacaccaccaccacctcctcttctCTCCGGTTACTAACTGCCTCTCGCACTTACACCTCCCCTAAATCTCTTCTATGTTTTCACTCAACCCACATCAAAAACCTTTCCTTCTTCTCATTCCCTTCTTCAGTTTCGCTCAAATCCACCCACACAATTAAAACCCGTCGTCCCCTTCTGTCTCTCGTCGTTTCTGCCCTCGGGAAGCTATCGGATATGGAATCGGTCCCCGTTCCTCCCGAATCCGACGCTGTTTCCGCCGTATTCCCCCCGGCTTCCGGTGTTTACGCCGTCTATGACAAAAACGGTGATATGCAGTTTGTGGGATTGTCCCGAAACATCCAGTCCAGCATCCTTTATCACCAGAAATCAGTACCAGAGCTCTGTGCATCCATCAAG GTTGGAGTGGTGGATAATCCCGATAGATCAGCACTAACCCAAGCTTGGAAATCATGGATGGAAGAACACATAGAAGTCGCCGGAAAAGTCCCTCCCGGCAACGAGACCGGAAACACCACGTGGGTCCGGCAAGCACCCAAGAAAAAGGCCGATCTCCGGATTACCCCTGGCCGACATGTTCAACTAACAGTCCCTCTTGAAGAACTAATTGATCGTATGGTGAAAGAAAACAAGGTGGTGGCTTTCATTAAAGGGTCAAGAACAGCTCCTCAATGTGGATTCTCACAAAGAGTTGTTGGGATTTTGGATTCAGAAGGGGTGGATTACGAGAGTGTGGATGTGTTGGATGATGAACATAATGGCGGATTGAGGGAGACATTGAAGAGGTATAGTAATTGGCCTACCTTTCCTCAAGTGTTTGTGAATGGTGAATTGGTAGGAGGGTGTGATATATTGTCTTCTATGCATGAAAATGGTGAGCTTTCTGGTTTGTTTAAGAAGTAG
- the LOC111908623 gene encoding metacaspase-9, with product MKDTQTKKLALLVGCNYANTPNELHGCINDVLAMRQVLISRFGFDPNRINLLTDAPDSLVMPTGANIKDALDHMVDQAEPGDVLYFHYSGHGTRVPSIKPPHTFHRLDEAIVPCDFNLITDLDFRNIVNRVPKGATFTILSDSCHSGGLIDKEKEQIGPSSLQNSSFTPTSIPTITKSKTIPFESILLHLSSLTHINTPDLATHFLELFGDTASLRFRFPSHEIDSIPSLHEDNGILLSGCQANETSADMNPNGGKGKAYGAFSNAIEIVLKENQGDLSNKEVVLRARNVLKIQGFVQHPCLYCGDDHANSVFLK from the exons ATGAAAGACACCCAAACCAAGAAACTAGCTCTTTTAGTAGGGTGCAACTATGCAAACACACCAAATGAGTTACATGGTTGCATAAATGATGTGTTAGCCATGAGACAAGTTCTCATTAGCCGATTTGGGTTTGACCCAAATCGCATCAATCTGCTAACTGATGCACCTGATTCACTTGTAATGCCAACAGGTGCAAACATAAAGGATGCACTTGACCATATGGTTGACCAAGCTGAGCCAGGTGATGTTCTTTACTTTCACTATAGTGGTCATGGAACACGAGTTCCTTCAATTAAACCACCACACACTTTTCATCGTTTAGATGAAGCCATCGTTCCTTGCGATTTTAATCTTATTACAG ATCTGGATTTTCGAAACATAGTGAATCGAGTGCCAAAAGGAGCAACTTTCACCATTCTTTCTGATTCTTGCCATAGTGGTGGACTAATCGACAAAGAAAAAGAACAAATCGGCCCATCGTCCCTCCAAAATTCCAGTTTTACCCCTACCTCCATCCCAACCATCACCAAATCCAAAACCATTCCTTTTGAATCAATTCTACTCCATCTTTCATCACTAACACACATAAACACACCCGATCTCGCCACACACTTTCTCGAGCTCTTTGGAGACACTGCAAGTCTCCGATTCCGATTCCCTTCGCATGAAATTGATTCCATTCCATCCTTACATGAAGATAACGGGATTTTGCTAAGTGGGTGTCAAGCAAATGAGACTTCAGCGGATATGAACCCTAATGGGGGTAAAGGGAAAGCTTATGGTGCTTTTAGTAATGCGATTGAAATTGTGTTGAAAGAGAATCAAGGTGATTTGAGTAACAAAGAGGTTGTGTTGAGGGCTAGGAATGTTTTAAAGATTCAAGGATTTGTGCAACATCCTTGTCTCTATTGCGGTGATGACCATGCAAACTCAGTGTTCttgaaatag